A single region of the Brienomyrus brachyistius isolate T26 chromosome 10, BBRACH_0.4, whole genome shotgun sequence genome encodes:
- the drd1a gene encoding D(1) dopamine receptor, with protein sequence MDSNHTTVLDGGAAERDSPARVLTGCFLALLILSTLLGNTLVCAAVTKFRHLRSKVTNFFVISLAVSDLLVAILVMPWKAISEIAGFWPFGSFCNIWVAFDIMCSTASILNLCIISVDRYWAISSPFRYERKMTPRVAFVMISVAWTLSVLISFIPVQLNWHKAPAGSYSELNYSYGALFTDNCDSSLNRTYAISSSLISFYIPVAIMIVTYTRIYRIAQKQIRRISALERAAECAKNRHNSMGDSSNVEPESSFKMSFKRETKVLKTLSVIMGVFVCCWLPFFILNCMVPFCDNHLPSIRADFPCISSTTFDVFVWFGWANSSLNPIIYAFNADFRKAFSILLSCHRLCPVSSAIEIVSINNNEAPESSYHYQPKGYVPKAGSVMYVIPHSILCQDEELPRKTDEFAVRALRKLSPAVSGNLDSEAEVSLEKINPITQNGQQTT encoded by the coding sequence ATGGATAGTAACCACACGACGGTCCTTGACGGTGGTGCAGCAGAGAGAGACTCCCCAGCTCGCGTTCTGACTGGATGCTTCCTGGCTTTGCTTATCCTGTCCACGCTCCTGGGCAACACCTTGGTCTGTGCGGCTGTCACAAAGTTCCGCCACCTCCGCTCCAAAGTCACCAACTTCTTCGTCATCTCGCTGGCCGTCTCGGACCTGCTGGTGGCCATTCTCGTGATGCCTTGGAAAGCCATCAGTGAAATAGCGGGCTTTTGGCCGTTTGGTTCCTTCTGCAATATCTGGGTCGCGTTCGACATCATGTGCTCCACTGCCTCTATATTGAACTTGTGCATCATCAGCGTCGATAGGTATTGGGCGATATCCAGCCCGTTCCGCTATGAGCGAAAGATGACACCTAGGGTAGCTTTTGTGATGATCAGTGTTGCTTGGACCCTGTCTGTCCTCATCTCCTTCATTCCCGTCCAGCTGAATTGGCACAAGGCTCCAGCTGGCAGCTATTCGGAGCTCAACTATTCCTACGGGGCTCTCTTCACAGACAACTGTGACTCCAGTCTGAACAGGACGTACGCCATTTCATCCTCTCTCATCAGCTTCTACATTCCTGTCGCCATCATGATAGTCACCTACACCCGGATATACAGAATCGCCCAGAAGCAGATCAGGAGGATCTCAGccctggaaagagcagcagagtGTGCCAAGAACCGGCATAACAGCATGGGGGACAGCTCCAACGTGGAGCCGGAGAGCTCCTTCAAGATGTCCTTCAAAAGAGAAACCAAAGTGCTGAAGACCTTGTCGGTGATAATGGGGGTGTTCGTATGCTGCTGGTTGCCCTTCTTCATCCTGAACTGCATGGTGCCCTTCTGTGACAATCACCTTCCCAGCATAAGAGCGGACTTTCCCTGCATCAGCTCAACAACCTTCGACGTCTTCGTCTGGTTTGGCTGGGCCAACTCGTCCCTGAACCCCATCATATATGCCTTCAACGCGGACTTCCGCAAAGCCTTCTCTATCCTGCTGAGCTGCCATAGACTGTGTCCCGTCAGCAGTGCCATAGAGATCGTGAGCATCAACAATAATGAAGCCCCTGAGTCATCTTATCACTATCAGCCCAAGGGGTACGTCCCCAAAGCGGGCAGCGTCATGTATGTGATTCCCCACAGCATCCTCTGTCAGGACGAGGAGCTGCCGAGGA